The following proteins are co-located in the Candidatus Nitrosotenuis cloacae genome:
- a CDS encoding NAD-dependent epimerase/dehydratase family protein: protein MYKGKKILVTGGTGMIGSHVVELLVAEGAHVRTIVHSRPIPEEIQNCNVEFMNGDLTDKEFAEKAVKGTDFVFHLAAYTGGLGRTSTHPASTLTPNLIMDGNVLDAARKENVERFLYASCTCVYPNIEKDLMEADAWAGDPPAAHASYSWSKRMGELQAISHHKEYGMKVALVRPSNSYGPRDSLDPQTAHALGALMIKGLSKMDPFVIWGDGKPVREYIYARDAAKGMLLTLEKYCTAEPLNLASGEYLSIEELARKIIKLCNYEPKIIFDKTKPSGQARRVLLNNKAEEKIGFKAETSMEEGLAKTLKWYRQNQKADSIEI, encoded by the coding sequence ATGTACAAAGGTAAAAAGATTCTAGTTACTGGCGGAACTGGCATGATTGGCTCTCATGTTGTGGAGCTTTTGGTAGCCGAAGGGGCACATGTTAGAACCATTGTCCACAGCAGACCAATACCAGAAGAGATACAGAACTGTAATGTAGAATTCATGAACGGTGATTTAACGGATAAGGAATTTGCAGAAAAGGCAGTAAAAGGAACTGATTTTGTTTTTCACCTAGCAGCATACACGGGCGGATTAGGAAGAACAAGCACACATCCAGCCAGCACCCTGACACCAAATCTAATAATGGATGGAAACGTCTTAGATGCGGCAAGAAAAGAAAATGTGGAGAGGTTTCTTTACGCAAGCTGTACGTGTGTCTATCCAAACATTGAGAAGGATCTGATGGAAGCAGATGCATGGGCAGGCGATCCACCAGCCGCGCACGCATCATATTCTTGGTCAAAAAGAATGGGAGAGCTTCAAGCCATATCACACCACAAAGAATACGGAATGAAGGTTGCTCTAGTCAGACCATCAAATTCGTATGGTCCAAGAGACAGTCTTGACCCGCAAACCGCGCACGCGCTTGGGGCACTAATGATAAAAGGATTGAGCAAAATGGATCCATTTGTTATCTGGGGAGACGGAAAACCAGTAAGAGAATACATCTATGCCAGAGACGCTGCCAAAGGAATGCTTTTGACACTTGAAAAATATTGCACGGCGGAACCTCTGAATTTAGCTAGCGGCGAGTATTTGAGCATCGAGGAATTGGCAAGAAAAATAATCAAGCTATGCAATTATGAGCCAAAAATTATTTTTGACAAGACAAAGCCATCTGGTCAGGCAAGACGTGTTCTTTTAAACAATAAAGCTGAGGAAAAAATAGGCTTTAAGGCAGAAACTTCGATGGAAGAGGGATTAGCAAAAACCCTAAAATGGTACAGACAAAACCAAAAGGCGGACAGTATTGAAATTTAA
- a CDS encoding NAD-dependent epimerase/dehydratase family protein, translated as MKFNDKRVLVTGGAGFIGSEVVSQLLDEDARVTVLDNFASGKKHYLPSHKKLTVITGDIMDERVVKKAVRDQEIIFNLAALPFIPDSYHYPVDFFKTNTIGNLNVLWEAIKSKSTDVFIQISTSEVYGSAQFTPMDENHPTAPYSTYAVSKLAADRATFTLHKENGIPVVVIRPFNTFGPRYTQPYIIPEIINQMLNGATELSLGNINATRDFTFVSDTANALLKAANEKKAIGEIINIGSGTEIRIQDLAHKIAKVAGKKIKIKTDESRLRPYDVNRLICNNTKAVKLLKWRPRVSIEAGLKITFDWAKKNKVAFNAPFKRWYYKNTDD; from the coding sequence TTGAAATTTAATGATAAACGAGTACTGGTCACCGGAGGAGCTGGATTCATTGGCTCAGAGGTAGTTTCGCAGCTATTAGATGAAGATGCCAGAGTCACAGTTTTAGACAACTTTGCTTCTGGAAAAAAACACTATCTACCGTCCCACAAAAAGCTGACAGTCATTACTGGAGACATAATGGATGAGAGAGTAGTCAAAAAGGCAGTCAGGGATCAGGAAATCATATTCAATCTAGCAGCCCTTCCTTTCATACCAGACTCTTATCATTATCCAGTAGACTTTTTCAAAACCAATACCATCGGTAACCTAAATGTACTCTGGGAAGCGATAAAGTCCAAATCAACCGATGTATTCATACAGATTTCAACAAGTGAAGTCTATGGTTCTGCCCAGTTCACGCCGATGGACGAGAACCATCCCACCGCGCCATATTCAACGTATGCAGTAAGTAAACTTGCCGCAGACAGGGCGACTTTTACATTACATAAAGAAAATGGCATTCCTGTAGTGGTCATTAGACCATTTAACACATTTGGGCCAAGATACACCCAACCATACATCATCCCAGAGATCATAAACCAAATGCTTAACGGTGCAACAGAACTTTCTTTAGGCAACATTAACGCCACACGAGACTTTACTTTTGTGTCAGACACTGCAAATGCACTACTAAAGGCTGCAAACGAAAAGAAGGCTATTGGTGAAATAATCAACATAGGTTCTGGAACGGAGATCAGAATTCAGGATTTAGCTCATAAAATTGCCAAAGTTGCAGGTAAGAAGATCAAGATAAAAACTGATGAGAGTAGACTTCGACCGTATGACGTAAACCGTTTGATCTGCAACAATACAAAAGCTGTAAAGCTGCTGAAATGGCGGCCACGTGTTTCCATCGAAGCAGGTCTGAAGATCACGTTCGATTGGGCCAAGAAGAACAAAGTTGCATTCAACGCACCATTCAAACGATGGTATTACAAAAATACAGACGATTAA
- a CDS encoding lysylphosphatidylglycerol synthase transmembrane domain-containing protein — protein MEPKLVNKLIIVLIIAIGIYASFLLVLDFSIIYDKIVNFKTAYLPIILVIVSCSWLVLFLRWTILLKNLKIYLPTRSSLLIYVSSFSLSATPGQIGELIKSQLLKNKFNIPMTKTAPLVFIERLYDLTGALFVSILGIWFLGIGIYVIIAASIVLAVIFILLRSQTAFDKTLLFLQRIKFLKKTTDILSNSQDTIQQSITGKTAFLSIVVSIAYWFLIGVAAYLVMLALDIDVLEYLNIVSIYSSSLILGAASFVPGGIGITEGSIAGLLTLGGVDVASAFVIGIIIRIFTLWYAVFVGFIALKINGGLTSS, from the coding sequence TTGGAACCAAAACTAGTCAACAAACTCATCATAGTGTTAATAATCGCAATCGGTATCTATGCAAGTTTCTTACTTGTTTTGGATTTTAGCATAATTTATGACAAAATAGTGAACTTCAAGACTGCATATCTGCCAATAATATTGGTAATAGTATCGTGTAGCTGGCTTGTATTATTTCTCAGATGGACAATCCTGCTAAAGAATTTGAAAATCTATCTTCCAACTCGCTCTAGTTTGTTGATATATGTATCAAGTTTTTCACTTTCAGCAACACCTGGTCAAATCGGGGAATTGATAAAATCACAGTTACTGAAAAATAAATTTAATATTCCGATGACAAAAACAGCTCCATTAGTTTTTATTGAAAGATTGTATGATCTTACGGGCGCTTTATTCGTATCAATATTAGGTATATGGTTTCTTGGTATTGGCATCTATGTAATAATTGCAGCATCTATAGTGCTTGCGGTGATTTTCATATTGTTGAGATCCCAAACTGCATTCGACAAGACCCTTTTGTTTTTACAACGAATTAAATTTCTTAAGAAAACTACGGATATACTTTCCAATTCTCAGGATACAATTCAACAATCCATTACGGGCAAGACAGCCTTTCTCTCTATTGTTGTCTCGATTGCATACTGGTTTCTAATCGGTGTTGCTGCGTATCTAGTTATGTTGGCTCTAGACATTGATGTACTTGAATATCTAAACATTGTTTCAATTTATTCGTCGTCATTAATTCTCGGTGCAGCTTCCTTCGTACCTGGAGGAATCGGAATAACTGAGGGTAGTATTGCTGGTTTGCTTACATTGGGTGGCGTTGATGTTGCATCGGCATTTGTGATTGGGATTATAATTCGAATTTTCACACTTTGGTATGCAGTGTTTGTAGGTTTTATTGCATTGAAGATTAATGGTGGGCTGACCAGCTCTTAA